In the Streptomyces sp. f51 genome, one interval contains:
- a CDS encoding VOC family protein, with translation MRSRTSGMWWGTTIEAPDPGGLARFYADLLGWHIGHEEPGTAVVAASPQGPFLVFQRADGYRAPVWPPADGDQRPMMHLDFQVGDLVEAVAEAVALGATVADFQPRDNVRVLFDPAGHPFCLCSDQE, from the coding sequence ATGCGATCACGGACATCCGGCATGTGGTGGGGAACGACGATCGAGGCACCGGACCCGGGCGGCCTGGCGCGGTTCTACGCCGATCTCCTCGGCTGGCACATCGGGCACGAGGAGCCGGGAACGGCCGTCGTCGCCGCTTCCCCGCAGGGGCCGTTCCTCGTGTTCCAGCGGGCCGACGGCTACCGGGCTCCGGTCTGGCCGCCGGCCGACGGGGACCAACGGCCCATGATGCACCTCGACTTCCAGGTCGGCGATCTGGTGGAGGCGGTGGCCGAGGCCGTCGCCCTGGGCGCCACCGTGGCGGACTTCCAGCCGCGGGACAACGTCCGTGTGCTCTTCGATCCGGCCGGCCACCCCTTCTGCCTGTGCTCCGACCAGGAATGA
- a CDS encoding glycoside hydrolase family 3 N-terminal domain-containing protein, with protein sequence MASHQSPTRRSGVNRRVWIASSVVVSLAAAGIGGVQISQAATIDTSASSSKLAASTCADQTYSAMTTAQRVGQLFMGSVTPSSPDSNRIALMRQYHVGSVFLAGRSKAGTTATKSLVDGLQAKADSVAGHRVGLLVSTDQEGGQVQVLTGPGFSTIPSALTQGTWTTTKLRGEAAVWAKELKSAGVNLNLAPVADVVPASLGTANAPIGKFNREFGHTAATVAPHSNAFLEGSTQSGVLATLKHFPGLGFVRGNTDTTANVVDTVTTSSSPSISTFKSGINAGAPFVMISSATYSKIDARNRAAFSPTVIQTMLRKNMGFKGVVISDDLGNAVAVKAVAPGDRAVKFISAGGDVVLTVEPNLIPAMTKAVQSRMTQSAAFRTQVSQSVHRVLAAKQKAGLLTCG encoded by the coding sequence ATGGCATCGCACCAGTCGCCCACCCGTCGTTCCGGCGTCAACCGACGTGTCTGGATCGCGTCGTCGGTCGTCGTGTCACTCGCGGCGGCTGGAATCGGGGGCGTGCAGATCTCGCAGGCCGCGACGATCGACACGTCCGCGTCGTCCTCGAAGCTCGCGGCGTCCACCTGCGCCGATCAGACGTATTCGGCGATGACGACGGCGCAGCGGGTCGGTCAGCTCTTCATGGGATCGGTCACGCCGTCCTCTCCTGACAGCAACCGGATCGCTCTCATGCGCCAGTACCACGTCGGCTCGGTGTTCCTCGCCGGGCGCAGCAAGGCCGGGACGACGGCGACCAAGAGCCTGGTCGACGGTCTTCAGGCGAAGGCCGACAGCGTGGCCGGTCATCGCGTGGGGCTCCTGGTCTCGACGGACCAGGAGGGCGGCCAGGTCCAGGTGCTGACGGGGCCCGGTTTCTCGACCATTCCGAGCGCGCTGACGCAAGGGACGTGGACGACGACGAAGTTGCGCGGTGAAGCCGCCGTGTGGGCCAAGGAGCTCAAGTCGGCCGGCGTCAACCTGAACCTCGCGCCCGTCGCGGACGTCGTGCCCGCGAGCCTGGGCACGGCCAACGCTCCGATCGGCAAGTTCAACCGCGAGTTCGGTCACACCGCGGCGACGGTGGCCCCCCACAGCAACGCGTTCCTCGAAGGCTCCACCCAGTCCGGGGTGCTGGCCACGCTCAAGCACTTCCCGGGGCTCGGCTTCGTCCGGGGCAACACCGACACCACGGCCAACGTGGTGGACACCGTGACGACGAGTTCGAGCCCGAGCATCAGTACGTTCAAGTCCGGTATCAACGCCGGGGCGCCGTTCGTCATGATCTCCTCGGCGACGTACAGCAAGATCGACGCGAGGAACCGCGCCGCGTTCTCCCCGACGGTGATCCAGACCATGCTCCGCAAGAACATGGGCTTCAAGGGTGTGGTCATCTCGGACGACCTCGGCAACGCGGTGGCGGTCAAGGCCGTGGCCCCGGGCGACCGCGCGGTCAAGTTCATCTCGGCCGGTGGTGACGTGGTCCTGACGGTCGAGCCGAACCTGATCCCGGCCATGACCAAGGCCGTTCAGAGCCGGATGACGCAGAGCGCGGCGTTCCGCACGCAGGTGAGCCAGAGCGTCCACCGCGTCCTGGCCGCCAAGCAGAAGGCGGGTCTGCTGACGTGCGGCTGA
- a CDS encoding VOC family protein, with amino-acid sequence MSSVRQVQVTFDCAEPERVARFWCEVLGYVVPPPPQGFATWDEFKSSQSPEDRDAWFVAVDPENAGPRLYFQRVPEGRVVKNRVHLDVRVGTGLVGAERLAALEAECARLVALGAVHVRTLLADDENESCIPMQDIEGNEFCLD; translated from the coding sequence ATGTCATCCGTGAGGCAGGTCCAGGTCACCTTCGACTGCGCGGAACCGGAGCGTGTCGCCCGCTTCTGGTGCGAGGTGCTGGGATACGTCGTGCCACCGCCGCCGCAGGGGTTCGCCACCTGGGACGAGTTCAAGAGCTCGCAGTCGCCCGAGGACCGGGATGCGTGGTTCGTGGCCGTCGATCCCGAAAACGCCGGACCGCGGCTGTACTTCCAGCGCGTCCCCGAGGGCAGGGTCGTCAAGAACCGGGTGCATCTCGACGTACGGGTCGGCACCGGACTCGTGGGCGCGGAGCGCCTGGCGGCGCTGGAGGCCGAATGCGCACGACTGGTCGCGCTCGGCGCGGTGCACGTGCGGACGCTCCTCGCCGACGACGAGAACGAGTCCTGCATCCCGATGCAGGACATCGAGGGCAACGAGTTCTGCCTCGACTGA
- a CDS encoding TraR/DksA C4-type zinc finger protein — protein sequence MNRQIMDDIDTSLSVEDFAALRENLCEQRQFRQEQLQQLSAAAAAADPFLDGEAASQVEVRVKLAASARMVLADVEAALVRMAECRYGSCHLCRGPIARERLRIVPQARYCSRCQQVREAGR from the coding sequence GTGAACCGCCAGATCATGGACGACATCGACACGAGTCTGTCGGTCGAGGACTTCGCCGCGCTGCGCGAGAACCTGTGCGAACAGCGCCAGTTCCGGCAGGAGCAGCTCCAGCAGCTCTCGGCCGCCGCCGCGGCCGCGGACCCGTTCCTCGACGGTGAGGCCGCTTCCCAGGTCGAGGTCCGCGTCAAGCTCGCCGCTTCCGCCCGTATGGTGCTGGCCGACGTCGAAGCCGCGCTCGTGCGCATGGCCGAGTGCCGCTACGGAAGCTGTCACTTGTGCCGCGGGCCCATCGCCCGCGAGCGGCTGAGAATCGTGCCGCAGGCCCGCTACTGTTCCCGCTGTCAGCAGGTCAGAGAGGCCGGCCGGTGA
- a CDS encoding polysaccharide deacetylase family protein: MARHGSRRGWYGKVAGAALGVTLLAAGASMWTAQAGAVHGPSTRPSSSGARAAVKPVEVTIAHSSDKGPQGVNITIDDGPDPVWTPQVLDVLREYGVKATFCMVGTQAQAHPDLVKKVVAAGHRLCDHSVSHDTTMDTKPEAYQSREILDAERMITKASGGVRPMYYRAPGGAFTPYSRKLAASRGMRPLGWNVDSKDFERPGTDAVVATVQRELPNGPTILFHDAGGDRSETVQALRRLLPWLKGQGHTFGFPVR, translated from the coding sequence ATGGCACGGCACGGCAGCAGGCGTGGCTGGTACGGCAAGGTGGCCGGGGCGGCGCTTGGGGTGACATTGCTGGCCGCCGGCGCCTCGATGTGGACCGCTCAGGCCGGCGCCGTGCACGGCCCGTCGACCCGCCCCTCCTCTTCGGGCGCCCGGGCCGCCGTCAAGCCGGTCGAGGTCACCATCGCGCACTCCTCGGACAAGGGACCGCAGGGCGTCAACATCACCATCGACGACGGACCCGACCCCGTGTGGACCCCTCAAGTCCTGGACGTGCTGCGCGAGTACGGGGTGAAGGCGACCTTCTGCATGGTGGGCACGCAGGCGCAGGCCCACCCCGACCTCGTGAAGAAGGTCGTCGCGGCCGGACACCGGCTGTGCGACCACTCCGTGTCGCACGACACGACGATGGACACCAAGCCCGAGGCGTACCAGTCGCGCGAGATACTCGACGCCGAGCGCATGATCACCAAGGCGTCCGGAGGTGTGCGGCCGATGTACTACCGCGCGCCCGGCGGGGCCTTCACCCCCTACAGCCGCAAGCTGGCCGCCTCCCGGGGCATGCGGCCCCTGGGCTGGAACGTGGACTCGAAGGACTTCGAGCGGCCGGGCACGGACGCGGTCGTCGCCACGGTGCAGCGGGAACTGCCCAACGGCCCGACCATCCTGTTCCACGACGCGGGCGGTGACCGCTCCGAGACCGTGCAGGCCCTGCGACGGCTCCTCCCCTGGCTCAAGGGGCAGGGTCACACCTTCGGCTTCCCGGTGCGCTGA
- a CDS encoding hemopexin repeat-containing protein: MGAKVYFIKGDSYARYALDPDPGTVEYVKSIGANWGSMAVRGFDRGIDAAVNDGAGYVYFYQAGTYVRYDIAANNISDLVGEPPYPWPLTDGWSNFVTGTGFENYIDGALDVGDGTCWFFHDDMCLRGDASSGIITGPDPIASLAPSLADAGLGFDIDDAVRLPNGKAYLFKEDMYVRADPLTLTVDSGYPLKTADEWVGWPSTFTPRDFDAVWINPNHP, from the coding sequence ATGGGAGCCAAGGTCTACTTCATCAAGGGCGACAGCTATGCGCGTTACGCGCTCGACCCGGATCCCGGAACCGTCGAATACGTCAAATCGATCGGCGCGAACTGGGGAAGCATGGCCGTGCGCGGATTCGACCGGGGCATCGACGCCGCCGTGAACGACGGCGCCGGATACGTCTACTTCTACCAGGCCGGCACGTACGTCCGGTACGACATCGCGGCGAACAACATCTCCGACCTCGTGGGTGAACCGCCCTATCCGTGGCCGCTCACGGACGGATGGTCAAACTTCGTGACCGGCACGGGCTTTGAGAACTACATCGACGGCGCCCTCGACGTGGGGGACGGCACGTGCTGGTTCTTCCACGACGACATGTGCCTGCGCGGGGACGCCTCCAGCGGAATCATCACCGGCCCGGACCCGATCGCGTCCCTGGCGCCGAGCCTCGCCGACGCGGGACTCGGCTTCGACATCGACGACGCCGTACGTCTCCCCAACGGCAAGGCGTACCTCTTCAAGGAGGACATGTACGTCCGTGCCGACCCGCTGACCCTCACGGTCGACAGCGGCTATCCGCTGAAGACCGCGGACGAGTGGGTCGGCTGGCCGTCGACGTTCACCCCGCGGGACTTCGACGCGGTGTGGATCAACCCGAACCACCCCTGA
- the secD gene encoding protein translocase subunit SecD, whose amino-acid sequence MNRSQHVRGLIALAAVALSLYVALTVPVHLGLDLRGGTQIVLETRPTADADADADADADADDEATDRTVEVLRGRIDALGVAEPTIVRSGSDRIVVELPGLQDPREASDVLGRTARLSFHQVLGTAADAHDGPGPLPKRPHEQVIADESGQGLRLKAASLTGKDVEKAVAAFDQQGGAGWHVTVDFKGAGETGWARLTGEAACHPAGDPGRRVAIVLDGRIISSPQVAPSVSCRSGIVGGSTQITGTFDAREAKDLALLVNGGALPVPVETVEQRTVGPTLGARAITASAWAAAIGTALTSLFIIAVYRIMGILATVALACYGLISYAALAVLGATLTLPGLAGFVLAIGMAVDANVLVFERAREEYASRLRPTPRSSLTAGFRRAFSAIADSNITTLIAAGLLFFLASGPVRGFGVTLGIGVLASMVSALVITRALADLVVARPGLRRRPHLTGIAHTGAVRARLARTEPDLMRHARRWLAVSAAALVLAASGIAVRGLDFGVEFTGGRLVEYATAAPVDPDRARTALADAGFPRAVVQTSGESRLTVRTEHLTDTQAVTIDDTVGDLAGRADKIRDETIGASLGKELRQGALIALLVALGAQLVYLAARFRWLLGTSAVAALAHDAVILVGVFAWLGKPVDGVFVAALLTVIGYSVNDSVVVFDRIRELGRRDRGEPFARVANRALLETLPRTVNTGMGAAFILTALAVLGGDTLTDFALALLIGLVVGTYSSMFTATPLAIALHQRT is encoded by the coding sequence GTGAACCGATCCCAGCACGTCAGAGGGCTGATCGCCCTCGCTGCCGTCGCCCTTTCCCTGTATGTCGCGCTCACTGTGCCCGTCCACCTCGGACTCGATCTGCGGGGCGGTACCCAGATCGTGCTGGAGACCCGCCCCACCGCCGATGCCGATGCCGATGCCGATGCCGATGCCGATGCCGACGACGAGGCGACGGACCGTACGGTGGAGGTACTGCGGGGCCGTATCGACGCGCTCGGTGTCGCCGAGCCGACCATCGTGCGCTCCGGCAGCGACCGGATCGTCGTCGAGCTGCCCGGTCTCCAGGATCCCCGCGAGGCGTCCGACGTGCTCGGACGTACCGCGCGGCTGTCCTTCCACCAGGTGCTCGGCACGGCAGCCGACGCTCACGACGGGCCCGGACCGCTGCCGAAACGGCCTCACGAGCAAGTGATCGCCGACGAGTCCGGCCAGGGGCTGCGCCTCAAGGCGGCCTCACTGACGGGCAAGGACGTCGAGAAGGCGGTCGCCGCCTTCGACCAGCAGGGCGGTGCCGGCTGGCACGTCACCGTCGACTTCAAGGGAGCCGGCGAGACGGGCTGGGCCCGCCTGACCGGCGAGGCGGCCTGCCACCCCGCCGGCGATCCGGGCCGCCGGGTCGCCATCGTCCTGGACGGCAGGATCATCTCTTCGCCGCAGGTCGCCCCCTCCGTCAGCTGCCGGTCCGGCATCGTCGGCGGCTCCACCCAGATCACCGGGACGTTCGACGCCCGCGAGGCCAAGGATCTGGCCCTGCTCGTCAACGGGGGCGCCCTGCCGGTGCCGGTCGAGACCGTCGAGCAGCGCACAGTCGGCCCCACCCTGGGCGCGCGGGCCATCACGGCCAGTGCCTGGGCCGCTGCCATCGGCACCGCCCTGACCTCGCTGTTCATCATCGCCGTCTACCGGATCATGGGGATCCTGGCCACCGTCGCGCTGGCCTGCTACGGCCTCATCTCCTACGCCGCCCTCGCCGTCCTCGGCGCCACCCTGACCCTCCCGGGCCTCGCCGGGTTCGTGCTGGCCATCGGCATGGCGGTCGACGCCAACGTGCTCGTCTTCGAACGCGCCCGCGAGGAGTACGCCTCCCGCCTCCGCCCCACCCCGCGGTCGTCCCTGACCGCGGGATTCCGCAGGGCCTTCAGCGCCATCGCCGACTCCAACATCACCACCCTCATCGCCGCCGGCCTCCTGTTCTTCCTGGCCTCGGGGCCGGTGCGCGGCTTCGGTGTCACGCTGGGGATCGGCGTCCTCGCGTCCATGGTCAGCGCGCTGGTCATCACCCGGGCCCTCGCCGACCTCGTCGTCGCCCGCCCCGGTCTGCGCCGCCGCCCCCACCTCACCGGCATCGCCCACACCGGCGCCGTCCGCGCCCGCCTCGCCCGCACCGAGCCGGACCTGATGCGCCACGCGCGCCGCTGGCTGGCCGTGTCCGCCGCCGCACTCGTCCTCGCCGCCTCCGGCATCGCCGTGCGCGGCCTCGACTTCGGTGTCGAATTCACCGGCGGCCGCCTCGTCGAGTACGCCACAGCAGCTCCCGTCGACCCCGACCGGGCCCGTACGGCGCTCGCCGACGCCGGATTCCCCCGGGCCGTCGTCCAGACCTCCGGAGAGAGCCGGCTCACCGTCCGCACCGAGCATCTGACCGACACCCAGGCGGTCACCATCGACGACACGGTCGGCGACCTGGCGGGCCGAGCCGACAAGATCCGCGACGAAACCATCGGAGCCAGCCTCGGCAAGGAGCTGCGCCAAGGTGCCCTCATCGCCCTCCTGGTCGCGCTGGGCGCCCAACTCGTCTATCTCGCCGCACGCTTCCGCTGGCTCCTCGGGACCTCCGCCGTCGCCGCACTCGCCCACGACGCCGTGATCCTCGTCGGCGTCTTCGCCTGGCTCGGCAAGCCCGTCGACGGCGTCTTCGTGGCCGCGCTCCTCACGGTGATCGGCTACTCGGTCAACGACTCCGTCGTCGTCTTCGACCGGATCAGGGAACTCGGCCGCCGCGACCGCGGGGAGCCCTTCGCGCGTGTCGCCAACCGGGCTCTCCTGGAGACCCTGCCCCGCACGGTCAACACCGGCATGGGCGCCGCGTTCATCCTCACCGCGCTGGCCGTCCTCGGCGGCGACACCCTGACCGACTTCGCTCTCGCCCTGCTCATCGGGCTCGTGGTGGGCACCTACTCCTCGATGTTCACCGCCACACCCCTGGCCATCGCACTGCACCAGCGCACGTGA
- a CDS encoding sensor histidine kinase: MSLFWRIYALNAIVLGGATALLLWAPVTVSVPVVLTEAVILVAGLAVMLVANAALLRIGLTPLGRLTRMMTTVDLLHPGQRLPVRGRGEIAELIRTFNAMLERLEHERATSSARALFAQETERRRIAQELHDEVGQSLTAILLALERAAGEADEPLRGELRQVQEITRGSLDEVSRLARRLRPGALEDLGLISALTSLTSEFATHVGLRVVRRFDTGLPAFDRQTELVLYRVAQEALTNAARHAEAEQVEVSLRRTGDAVVLAVVDDGRGTGVAREGAGIRGMRERALLIGATLDVTSEPRAGTQVRLTVPLLRKQP, encoded by the coding sequence GTGTCCCTGTTCTGGCGGATCTACGCGCTCAACGCGATCGTGCTGGGAGGCGCCACCGCGCTGCTCCTGTGGGCGCCCGTGACCGTCTCCGTGCCGGTGGTGCTGACCGAGGCCGTCATCCTCGTGGCCGGCCTGGCCGTCATGCTGGTGGCCAACGCGGCCCTGCTGCGGATCGGCCTGACCCCGCTCGGCCGGCTCACCCGGATGATGACCACCGTCGATCTGCTGCACCCGGGCCAGCGGCTGCCGGTGCGGGGCCGCGGTGAGATCGCCGAACTGATCCGCACCTTCAACGCCATGCTCGAACGCCTCGAACACGAACGGGCCACCAGCAGCGCCCGCGCCCTGTTCGCGCAGGAGACGGAGCGGCGCCGTATCGCCCAGGAACTGCACGACGAGGTCGGCCAGAGCCTGACCGCGATCCTGCTGGCGCTCGAACGCGCCGCGGGGGAGGCGGACGAGCCCCTGCGCGGTGAACTCCGGCAGGTACAGGAGATCACCCGGGGGAGTCTGGACGAGGTGAGCCGACTGGCCAGGCGACTGCGGCCCGGCGCCCTGGAGGACCTTGGCCTGATCAGCGCCCTGACCTCGCTGACCAGCGAGTTCGCCACCCACGTCGGACTGCGCGTGGTGCGCCGCTTCGACACCGGCCTGCCCGCGTTCGACCGGCAGACGGAACTCGTGCTGTACCGCGTCGCCCAGGAGGCCCTGACCAACGCCGCCCGGCACGCCGAGGCGGAGCAGGTCGAGGTGAGCCTGCGCCGCACCGGCGACGCGGTGGTGCTGGCCGTCGTGGACGACGGCCGCGGAACCGGCGTCGCCCGCGAGGGCGCGGGGATCCGCGGCATGCGCGAGCGGGCCCTGCTCATCGGCGCCACGCTGGATGTCACCTCCGAGCCCCGGGCCGGTACGCAGGTCCGGCTGACCGTGCCCCTTCTCAGGAAGCAGCCATGA
- a CDS encoding TraR/DksA C4-type zinc finger protein → MSLDTSRTETRHERLTAHEALQRLEHEKASRLTQLRAIGESGPETEDQVMSAQRDTVRRVLKEVEAAFARVRDGSYGLCRTCAKPIPVERLEILPHTPFCVPCQRDSV, encoded by the coding sequence ATGTCGCTCGATACGTCCCGGACCGAGACCCGTCACGAACGGCTGACGGCGCACGAGGCACTCCAGCGTCTCGAACACGAGAAGGCGTCCCGTCTCACCCAGCTGCGGGCGATCGGCGAGTCCGGGCCCGAGACCGAGGACCAGGTGATGTCCGCGCAGCGGGACACCGTCCGGCGCGTCCTCAAGGAGGTGGAGGCCGCCTTCGCCCGTGTCCGGGACGGCAGCTACGGCCTCTGCCGGACCTGCGCCAAGCCGATTCCGGTCGAGCGCCTGGAGATCCTGCCGCACACGCCGTTCTGCGTCCCCTGTCAGCGCGACTCCGTCTGA
- a CDS encoding response regulator transcription factor produces the protein MTTPHTSKIRILLADDHALVRRGVRLILEREPDLEVVAEAGDGAEAIELARTHEVDLAVMDIAMPRLTGLQATRELLAVKPGVRVLMLTMHDNEQYFFQALKAGAGGYVLKSVADRDLVAACRAAMRDEPFLYPGAVTALIRNYLDRVRHGEELPERVLTAREEEVLKLVAEGHSSKEIAEMLFISIKTVHRHRENLLHKLGLRDRLELTRYAIRAGLIEA, from the coding sequence ATGACCACGCCCCACACCTCCAAGATCCGTATCCTTCTCGCCGACGACCACGCGCTGGTACGTCGGGGGGTGCGGCTCATCCTCGAACGGGAGCCGGACCTGGAGGTCGTCGCCGAGGCGGGGGACGGGGCGGAGGCCATCGAGCTGGCCCGCACCCACGAGGTCGACCTGGCGGTCATGGACATCGCCATGCCCCGGCTGACCGGCCTGCAAGCCACCCGGGAACTCCTCGCGGTCAAGCCCGGGGTACGGGTGCTGATGCTGACCATGCACGACAACGAGCAGTACTTCTTCCAGGCGCTGAAAGCCGGTGCCGGGGGATACGTGCTGAAGTCCGTGGCGGACCGTGACCTGGTGGCGGCGTGCCGGGCCGCCATGCGCGACGAGCCCTTCCTGTACCCGGGTGCCGTCACGGCGCTCATCCGCAACTACCTCGACCGGGTCCGCCACGGCGAGGAGCTGCCCGAGCGGGTCCTGACCGCGCGCGAGGAGGAGGTCCTCAAGCTCGTCGCCGAGGGCCACTCCTCCAAGGAGATCGCGGAGATGCTCTTCATCAGCATCAAGACCGTCCACCGGCACCGGGAGAACCTGCTGCACAAGCTCGGTCTGCGCGACCGGCTGGAACTCACCCGCTACGCGATCCGCGCCGGCCTCATCGAAGCCTGA